cttaccacctctcgtggcagcctgttccactcattgattgccctcactgtcaaaatgttttttgtgatatctaatctgtatcttccccctttcagtttcattcaattgcttcttgtgtttccatgtgcaaatgagaataatgatgatccctctacactgtgacatcctcgCAGACATTTGTAGTCAGCTATTATgtctccttttagccttcttttttgcaagctaaagatTCCCAGATcgtttaaccgttccttgtaggacataccttgcagtccgctcaccatcctgttaGCTTTTCTCTGAAATTGCTCCAACTTTTCAaactatgactaagggcgctttTAACGCTCCAGAAACGCGCCAGGTGTTCTCTATGTTTTTAACCATGGCTTGACATGCTGGAATAAAGATTTTTGAATTTTATTAACGGGATGATGATGTGCCGGATCTATTCCTCTCCAGTTTTCCTACAAGGCTGTGCTCACCAGCGGTACTGGCACCCACCTGTATTTCAGATTGGACTCAGCCTCATTTGGTTGCATTTGGATCACGTCGACAGCTCCAAAACCTccagtttttcaaagtcttttttaaatgtggtgcccagaactggacactatATCAGATGTGGCCcgaccaaggagaagtagaggggATAATTACTTAACGTGATCTACAcactatgcttcttttaatacgtCCCAGAACTGTgttcgccttttttgctgctgcatcactcaTGTGAAGTCTGTCAGCTATTAGTATACCTGGCtccattttattttctttttagaagatagggacaacatttgctcttctccaatcttctgggacttctcctgctctccaggatttttcaaagattttggctagtggttctgaaatttcctctgctatctctttcaggACCATAAGATGAAATTCATGAAGAAGTAGAGGACCAAAAactatggaaagtcatgacaccaagtGAAATCTATCAGTTTCGAGTCGTGGGGGTTGATGGGGTTCATACCACCAGTAAAGGGGAAAATGCAACATGCGAGCTTTTGCGTCGAGTCCATGTGGACTTAAAATCTTAATAGTCTTGCTCCACATGGTctcaatgatgagcttctattcatGGACTTTTATAAAAAATAGAAGACCATTATCAGGGACCTTTTTAATCTCCACAAAGGTTCGAGGCTAGTGCTgaccctcttttttttttaaaaaaagaagaaaaaaagaggatCAGACCCTGCAGTATATGGGAAATTCTGATTCCGTTATTTCAAGGTTAATATTTGTTGTTTCTTTcactcattttttcctttttctcgCTTTTGCAGTCAATGCAGTTTATTCATGTCAAAGTGATATTTTGCTCACACTTGTGCACATTCTTCAACCTTGGATTGCAGTTGCTGAAGTACTTGTatgccctgatatacagcattctaatatggaGTATATCTGCCCCAATCCGGCCTGCGAGATCAGAAAAGGACCTTTTATTATTCTCACCTGCGGGGTGGTGGCCCTGGGCGTCAATCCTTTTGCCTCCTGATACCTAAGCCACTGATCCTAATAAATACTGAGAACAGACATACAGTAGGTGCATAGAATATTGGGAAAGTACAAAGGAAAATGGAATGGACAGTACACAAGAAGACTGTAAGCGTCAAGTGATTGAAAAATAGACTAGTGAAACCGAGGTCCGTTACACTAATTTGTTTGAAGAACAAACATCATTGTCTGGTATGTGCACGTTGTTCCAACGAATGGCTAATGATTGCATGTGTTTCCCAACCACCCCCTTATAACAGATGTCAGGAAAAAGAAAATTGGGTATGCTGAATTTTAATATGCCCGAACTGGGGCCCTGTGTAGATACACAATTGGCAAACATGTCCGCCCCTCGGTTTATAGCACATCTAGAGAATCTCCCTTCATTAACCAATAAACAAAGTTAAAGAActttttcatccttttttagctGATTTACATGACTAATTAAACTAAGGCGAGAGTCACGTTTCTGCAGTGCGTTGTGCTGGATGTCGGAATATCTCAGAATTTTAAAAAGGTATACTCAGACGTATATGGTGGCATACCCAAAGTCGGATTACATAGTATTGCATTTTTGGATGGATGTTAAAGCATGAGTGACCAGGTTTTTCTCTCCCTGCAAAAAGATGTTTTCATGTTTTTCTCTAATATTTTCAATGGGAGACATATTGAAATATAAAGCATTGCCGTTCAATATGTCTAGAAGGTATGTTTTTAATGAATTTGGTGGTAAAAAAAGGTTTACTCTTCTAGACATACCACAAGATCCAAATGTGTGAGCTTTCATAGACAAGCAAAAACTAGCTGAAGAAAataaaattttgttaaaaaaacacaaaaacatatGCAGACATATTGATAGACATGTTACATACGTTAGATGTATATGTCAAAATATATGCAGATGTGTAGCACAATTCTGCATACGgtttaaacatttacatccagatagTTAATCATATGTCTGCAGACACACAAATATGAGCTTAGCATATActgtcatattattattattattattattatttattgttatagcgccattttttccatggcgctttacatgtaagcgaGTACGCTGCCCTCTAGTGGATCTTATATTATCTATCACTGTGGTCCCCTACAGTAATGAAAGGATTATCCTGGATCTGCATTGAAAATATCCAACAATAACAAGGAGAAGATAGAAAATAaagtgacatcctcatatattttattataagctttcgagactactcaggtctcttcatcaggaatagaataatacaaaatctgaagagtcacatatttatacataaCAGGGCACaggaataatgccatagataacaaGCAGTCTCTTCACGTCACTTGATTTATCTATAGCATTATTTCTgtgccctgttgtgtataaatatgtgcctcttcagattttgtattattttatgcctgatgaagagacctgagtagtctcgaaagcttacaacttgttaccatcttttctggtaaaaggtatcaaccaatgaggactctaaattctaaatatttttcctggCTACGTAAAGGCACAAACccatgtgcttggtttgaacagtcattttgtgctggcaGACACCAATTTAATATATACCACTCTCTAAACTCCAGGTACAGAATCACCTGTAATTCATGCAATTTATTTCTCTGGACTGAAACAActgagaaaaaaacaaaagacaatGGTATTTTATATTCAGTATTTCTTTAATTTACGGTACAATATGGTAATAAGACAATTTGGCTTGATACTTTGCTAGATGAAATAGGCTTAGCCATTGTCGACACTTTGTGCAGTCATTGCTGTTATTCAGGACTGATAGTTGTCTCCAACAAGAACCCGATTTCACAACTGTGTACAAAGGGTGAGATTCACGCCATCCGAGTATATAGTCCTTTCCAGATCATCAATACTTAATGGTAAGAAGTAAAACTTCAACAGCCCCGAGATTTGAATGAATGGCAATTTCCCAGCGCTACACCTGAAGACTACGCTCCTAGTCATACGTCACTATCTGGCTCctgaaatggaaaaaaaaggatttgtaCTAAGGGACAGCATAGGACGGGGTTTACAATCTGTGACTCGTTATCTGTTGTGACACTGCAACTCAAGTAATTTATTATGCTGTActaatatagcgccattaattccgcagcactttacagacatcatcatccccagtggggctcacaatctgcatttcctatcagtatgtctttatagTGTGTGAAGAAACTCACAATACaagaggagaacatacaaattcctgggGTCTGGGTTCAAATGCCAACAAggtgaacatctgcaaggagttggtatgttctccccgtgtttgcgtgggcttcctcctacgcctcaaagacatactgatagggaatctagattgtgagccccaatggggacagtgatgatgtatgtaaagcgctgtggacttTAGTGGTGCTAAATGggcaagtaaaataaatacatctgcagtacatcactcctggaCCATATACTAAAGATCTAGATAATTATTCTGGTTAAAAAAACAAAGCATTATTAATAATTTtctacaacccctttaaaataaaaacaagTACTTCACATATTGCTTTGTATCTTTCCGCAGCGATACGTCCCCATATCTAACACATAGCACCGTGTCATACTAGTTTTGTACATTCGCACATCATACCTCTCATTGCTTTCATCAGGACGTTTTACTTCTGGAGCGTGGTAGCTCTTATCATGTTGCAACTGTAGAAGATTAGGTGTTCTGCCAAAACGAAGAGGTAGTGAAGCAAACGACTGCACCAAACGGCCACCATATTGTGATCTCCCAAACCTCTGGGGCAAATTAGCTGCCGACTGGATCTTTCCTGGTATGTATCTTCCAAACCGAAGAGGTAAGTTTGGGATGCTCTTTCCCACTTTGTCATCAGATGCTCTTCCAAATCTCAGTGGAAGGTTTGCAGCAGGCTTCAGGTCTCTCTCCTCAAGGAATTCCCTCTCAAGTGTTGGAAAGCTACTATATTTGCTCATGACGGGAGAA
This is a stretch of genomic DNA from Ranitomeya variabilis isolate aRanVar5 chromosome 6, aRanVar5.hap1, whole genome shotgun sequence. It encodes these proteins:
- the NPVF gene encoding pro-FMRFamide-related neuropeptide VF, producing the protein MGRLSSSNIMLFSLCSFSILFACSVCSEETTATNLESQEKYEDFIMSREDVQNLRNMNSNEFQYLGPKRLSEMTSPVMSKYSSFPTLEREFLEERDLKPAANLPLRFGRASDDKVGKSIPNLPLRFGRYIPGKIQSAANLPQRFGRSQYGGRLVQSFASLPLRFGRTPNLLQLQHDKSYHAPEVKRPDESNERSQIVTYD